A genome region from Methanococcoides burtonii DSM 6242 includes the following:
- a CDS encoding winged helix-turn-helix domain-containing protein: MSKQKVISEDISLLREEITGLRSELDRFRNEVTRNQTNSLFNEFRNQFAVDFINGSLENAFSLIGNEAKECPGWVKCEPVFVSFFEQLVNYARNGQVSEENISKMRSNFDEIKKHEGTENCSNCLQQVEGYFNQQVGLLHTIGVYQSESDTRSQVQNLHVEDVSSLIGDPLSSSVRVQILKALYEEGRSFTELSKLTELRGGNLLFHLEKLQNRGMIRQRSERGEYQISVQGYEALNSIAELVGKLGLNYSKI, encoded by the coding sequence ATGAGCAAACAAAAAGTGATATCAGAAGATATTTCCTTGTTGCGTGAGGAAATTACCGGTCTTCGTTCAGAACTTGATCGATTCAGGAACGAAGTTACCAGGAACCAGACCAATTCATTATTCAATGAATTCAGGAATCAGTTTGCTGTAGATTTTATTAATGGGTCTTTGGAGAACGCCTTTAGCCTCATTGGGAACGAAGCGAAGGAATGCCCCGGATGGGTGAAATGTGAACCGGTGTTCGTTAGCTTTTTTGAGCAATTAGTGAACTATGCCAGAAACGGTCAGGTCTCTGAAGAAAATATCTCAAAGATGCGCAGCAATTTTGATGAAATCAAGAAGCATGAAGGAACCGAGAACTGCTCCAACTGTTTGCAACAGGTTGAAGGATATTTCAATCAACAGGTAGGGCTGTTGCATACAATAGGTGTCTACCAGAGCGAAAGCGACACACGGTCACAGGTACAGAACCTTCATGTTGAGGATGTATCCAGCTTAATAGGGGATCCGTTAAGCAGCTCAGTGCGTGTCCAAATCTTAAAAGCATTGTACGAAGAAGGAAGATCGTTCACCGAACTTTCAAAACTTACAGAACTTCGAGGAGGAAATCTTCTTTTCCATCTGGAAAAACTGCAGAACAGAGGGATGATCAGGCAGCGTAGCGAACGGGGCGAATACCAGATAAGTGTACAGGGTTATGAAGCACTCAATTCAATAGCTGAACTTGTGGGAAAACTAGGGCTAAACTATAGCAAAATATGA